In Gopherus evgoodei ecotype Sinaloan lineage chromosome 10, rGopEvg1_v1.p, whole genome shotgun sequence, a single window of DNA contains:
- the CCZ1 gene encoding vacuolar fusion protein CCZ1 homolog, producing the protein MAAAGGAGQEKQLAPALLSFFIYNPKLGPREGEEEKKILFYHPNEVEKNEKIRNVGLCEAIVQFTRTFSPSKPAKSLHTQKNRQFFNEPEENFWMVMVVRNPVIEKYHKDGKPVIEYQEEELLDKVYSSVLQQCYSMYKLFNGTFLKAIEDGGVRVLKERLEKFFHRYLQTLHLQSCDLLDVFCGISFFPLDKMTYLKIQSFINRMEESLNIVKYTAFLYNDQLIWSGLEQDDMRILYKYLTTSLFPRHIEPELAGRDSPIRAEMPGNLQHYGRFLTGPLNVNDPEAKCRFPKIFVNTDGTYEELHLIVYKAMSAAVCFMIDASMQPTLDFCRKLDSIVGPQLTVLASDICEQYNINKRISGSEKEPQFKFIYFNHMNLAEKSTIHMRKTPSVSLTSVHPDLMKILGDINSDFTRVDEDEEIIVKAMSDYWVVGKKSDQRELYVILNQKNANLIEVNEEVKKLCATQFNNIFFLD; encoded by the exons ATGGCGGCGGCGGGGGGAGCCGGGCAGGAGAAGCAGCTCGCTCCGGCCCTGCTTAGCTTCTTCATCTACAACCCCAAGCTGgggcccagagagggggag gAGGAAAAGAAGATTCTCTTTTATCACCCAAATGAAgtagaaaagaatgaaaaaattagAAATGTTGGATTATGTGAAGCTATAGTACAGTTCACAAG GACCTTTAGTCCATCAAAACCTGCAAAATCTTTGCATACTCAGAAGAATAGACAGTTCTTCAATGAACCTGAAGAAAATTTCTGGATGGTCATG GTAGTACGGAATCCCGTAATAGAAAAATACCACAAAGATGGAAAACCAGTCATTGAGTATCAAGAAGAAGAGTTACTG GACAAGGTTTACAGTTCAGTCCTACAGCAGTGCTATAGCATGTACAAG CTTTTTAATGGAACTTTCCTTAAAGCCATAGAAGATGGAGGTGTAAGGGTTCTAAAAGAGAGATTAGAGAAATTCTTCCATCGG TACTTGCAAACACTGCATTTACAGTCATGTGACCTGCTGGATGTTTTTTGTGGAATCAGCTTCTTTCCATTGGATAAAATGACTTATTTGAAAATCCAATCATTTATTAATAGGATGGAGGAAAGCCTGAACATAGTCAAATATACTGCCTTTCTCTACAATGATCAGCTCATCTG GAGTGGATTAGAACAAGATGATATGAGAATTTTATACAAATATCTCACAACATCCCTCTTTCCAAGGCACATAGAGCCAGAG TTAGCAGGAAGAGATTCCCCAATACGTGCAGAAATGCCAGGAAATCTACAACACTACGGAAG GTTTCTTACTGGACCTTTAAATGTTAATGATCCAGAAGCAAAATGCAGATTCcccaaaatatttgtaaacacaGATGGCACTTATGAAGAACTTCATTTAATTGTTTATAAG GCCATGAGTGCAGCTGTCTGTTTTATGATTGATG CCTCAATGCAACCTACACTGGATTTTTGCCGTAAACTGGACAGCATTGTTGGGCCTCAACTCACAGTATTAGCATCAGACATATGTGAACAATACAACATCAACAAAAGGATATCAGG GTCTGAGAAGGAACCTCAGTTTAAATTTATCTATTTCAATCATATGAACTTGGCAGAGAAAAGTACAATTCACATGAGGAAAACACCCAGTGTATCACTCACGTCCGTTCACCCTGACCTCATGAAGATTCTAGGTGATATCAACAGTGATTTTACTAG AGTTGATGAGGATGAAGAAATCATTGTGAAGGCAATGAGTGACTACTGGGTGGTTGGGAAAAAGTCTGATCAACGGGAACTGTATGTTATTTTGAATCAAAAAAATGCAAACCTGATTGAAGTTAAtg aagaagTAAAGAAACTTTGTGCAACACAGTTCAATAATATTTTCTTCCTGGATTGA